One Halosegnis longus DNA window includes the following coding sequences:
- a CDS encoding DNA-directed RNA polymerase subunit K, translated as MKTDNRYEKARLLGARALQVSYGAPVLVDTNQTEPILIAAEEYDAGVLPFTVRRGDET; from the coding sequence ATGAAAACCGACAACCGATACGAGAAGGCCCGACTCCTCGGGGCACGCGCCCTGCAGGTGAGCTACGGTGCGCCCGTGCTCGTGGACACGAACCAGACCGAGCCGATCCTCATCGCGGCCGAGGAGTACGACGCCGGTGTGCTTCCGTTCACCGTGCGGCGAGGTGACGAGACGTGA
- a CDS encoding DNA-directed RNA polymerase subunit N codes for MMVPVRCFTCGKVVGEHWEEFKERSREGDENPKQVLDELGVDRACCRRMLVSHKDLVDIVAPYQ; via the coding sequence ATGATGGTTCCAGTTCGGTGTTTCACGTGCGGCAAGGTCGTCGGTGAGCACTGGGAGGAGTTCAAAGAGCGCTCCCGCGAGGGCGACGAGAACCCCAAACAGGTGCTCGACGAGCTCGGCGTGGACCGCGCCTGCTGTCGACGCATGCTCGTCTCGCACAAAGACCTCGTCGACATCGTTGCTCCATACCAATGA